In one window of Desulfomicrobium macestii DNA:
- a CDS encoding efflux RND transporter periplasmic adaptor subunit → MMSLMSRNKFLLLVVLGLLAGAFIYVVLRSGPLASVSVTVFEVKEMAVEPSLFGIGTLEARYTQNIGPTGSGRVLTILVDVGDRVEPGQVIGEMDPVDLDDRLDAQDAALLRAAATVRAAEAQVSELRAKTTYAESQARRFETLVQSGAVSREAFEARQQELHVAQSGLKAAIATVASAKHEYDRLTSEGAGISRQRETVRLVSPVAGLVTRRLIEPGTTAVAGQTVVEIIDPDHIWVNARFDQLRASGLATGLPARVVLRSRSSESLSAHVLRVEPVADAVTEELLAKVTFESLPDPLPAIGELAEVTVDLPALPPAPTIPGSSVLRDKNTLGVWVVEGGNIEFVPVELGQGDLDGLVQVRKGLRAGQTVVSHSASTLTARSGIKIVDHLPGVPK, encoded by the coding sequence ATGATGAGTCTCATGTCCCGCAATAAATTTCTGCTACTGGTGGTGTTAGGCCTCTTGGCAGGGGCCTTCATTTATGTAGTGCTGCGTTCCGGCCCGCTGGCTTCCGTTTCGGTCACGGTGTTCGAGGTCAAGGAAATGGCTGTTGAGCCGTCGCTTTTCGGCATCGGCACGTTGGAGGCGCGGTACACGCAGAACATCGGACCGACAGGCTCCGGCCGGGTTCTCACGATTTTGGTGGATGTCGGGGACCGGGTCGAGCCGGGGCAGGTCATTGGTGAAATGGATCCCGTGGATCTCGATGACAGGCTCGACGCCCAGGATGCCGCCCTGCTGCGTGCCGCTGCGACCGTGCGGGCTGCCGAAGCCCAGGTTTCGGAACTGCGGGCGAAAACAACCTACGCCGAATCCCAGGCCCGCCGCTTTGAAACCCTGGTGCAGAGCGGAGCGGTGAGCAGGGAGGCCTTTGAGGCCCGCCAGCAGGAGCTGCACGTCGCGCAGAGCGGACTCAAGGCCGCCATTGCGACCGTGGCTTCGGCCAAACACGAATACGACCGTCTCACGTCCGAAGGGGCTGGCATATCCCGTCAGCGTGAAACCGTCAGACTGGTTTCGCCTGTTGCCGGACTGGTTACCAGACGGCTGATCGAGCCCGGCACGACTGCCGTGGCCGGACAGACCGTGGTGGAGATCATCGATCCGGACCACATCTGGGTGAATGCCCGCTTCGACCAGCTTCGGGCTTCCGGCCTTGCGACCGGGTTGCCGGCGCGTGTCGTGCTGCGTTCCCGTTCATCGGAATCGCTATCTGCACATGTGCTTCGTGTCGAGCCAGTTGCGGACGCCGTGACCGAAGAGCTGCTGGCGAAAGTGACCTTCGAGTCCCTGCCCGACCCCCTGCCTGCCATCGGCGAACTGGCCGAGGTGACCGTGGATCTGCCTGCCTTGCCGCCTGCTCCGACCATTCCAGGCAGCAGCGTGCTGCGCGACAAAAACACGCTTGGAGTCTGGGTGGTCGAAGGCGGGAACATCGAATTCGTTCCCGTTGAACTCGGACAGGGAGACCTTGACGGGCTGGTTCAGGTCCGCAAGGGGCTGCGTGCGGGGCAGACCGTCGTCTCGCACAGCGCGTCCACGCTGACGGCCAGAAGCGGCATCAAGATTGTGGATCATCTTCCGGGGGTGCCCAAATGA